Within the bacterium genome, the region GGTGCTGCGGCGCCTCGACGGCCTCGATCAGCGGCGCGTCCTGCGTCTCGATCGAGCGGGCGGTCACGACCAGTTCCGGGGCCACGTCCTTCAGGGCCTGATGATGAAACGTGTTCACCCCGAGCGTGTCGGCGCCCGCAAGGTCGCGCAGGCGGGTACCGGGCGCAATCGCGATCTCGTGCAGTGCCGCGTGGAGCGGTGCGTCGGGTTGAGACTTCCGCTGTTCGTGACTCCACTGCTGGCGACCGGTTCGCTCCACGTCCACGTCCTGGATCAGCGTGCCCCCGAGCGCGACATTGAGCGTCTGGATGCCGCGGCAGATCGCGAACACGGGCAGGTCCTGCCGGACGGCCTCGCGCGCGAGCGGGAGTTCGAGCGCGTCGCGCTCAGGATCGGCCGTCACGGACATCTC harbors:
- a CDS encoding gamma-glutamyl-gamma-aminobutyrate hydrolase family protein, translated to MQRPRIGVVGATRTDRERDSFRAYVEAVEAAGGEAVPVLPGASPQRALDDLDGVLLTGGPDVTPEAYGEATRPEMSVTADPERDALELPLAREAVRQDLPVFAICRGIQTLNVALGGTLIQDVDVERTGRQQWSHEQRKSQPDAPLHAALHEIAIAPGTRLRDLAGADTLGVNTFHHQALKDVAPELVVTARSIETQDAPLIEAVEAPQHRFVVGVQWHPERMWRQDATCARLFRALVRAAAETSRHRAASAPASGAGSPERSAVPGTRIG